From one Gemella morbillorum genomic stretch:
- a CDS encoding DUF6612 family protein, protein MKSIKKYILIITMALLTITLSACSKVTPEQALNKVAEASKNIKNTEFSVIVSTESTSGDKTRKIEAKITGAVINEPLAIHANTEIKSTRTTSLDMYIKDNVLYAKNDGREPWLKTSDSKFLSRFESYKQITNSEKAMEFYKKNAKDFKMTEENGNYVLTYSGNGDQFKDLMNSLIESSGGQLNAKAFNDIEFKNVNIKLVVSKDFNPVSNEVTMEIAKKNSSTPTSLKLVQSVTYSKINQVNSIDLPEATKNAKEIKKTS, encoded by the coding sequence ATGAAATCAATAAAAAAATATATTTTAATTATTACTATGGCATTACTTACTATAACTCTTTCTGCCTGTAGTAAAGTAACACCAGAACAAGCTCTTAATAAAGTAGCAGAAGCTAGTAAAAACATTAAAAATACAGAGTTTTCAGTTATTGTTAGTACTGAATCTACTTCTGGTGACAAAACGAGAAAAATAGAAGCTAAAATAACAGGTGCTGTAATTAATGAACCTCTTGCTATACATGCTAATACTGAAATCAAATCTACAAGAACAACTTCGTTAGATATGTATATCAAAGATAATGTTCTTTATGCCAAAAACGATGGAAGAGAGCCGTGGTTAAAAACCTCAGACTCTAAATTCCTTTCAAGATTCGAAAGTTATAAACAGATTACTAATTCTGAGAAAGCAATGGAATTTTACAAAAAAAATGCTAAAGATTTTAAAATGACTGAAGAAAATGGTAATTATGTTCTTACATATAGTGGTAATGGAGATCAATTTAAAGACCTTATGAATTCTCTTATTGAGTCTTCTGGTGGACAATTAAATGCAAAAGCTTTTAATGACATAGAATTCAAAAACGTTAATATCAAACTTGTTGTAAGTAAAGATTTCAACCCTGTTAGCAATGAAGTAACAATGGAAATCGCTAAAAAGAATTCATCAACACCTACATCATTGAAATTAGTTCAAAGTGTTACTTATTCAAAAATCAATCAAGTAAATAGTATTGATCTGCCTGAAGCAACTAAAAATGCTAAGGAAATCAAAAAAACATCATAA
- a CDS encoding DUF6612 family protein: MKSIKKYILIIAAALLTVTLSACKNVTAEEAINKSAEISKNIKNTEFKSFTTSEYITGKDPHKKEATITGTIINEPFSIHASVEAKADKPTSFELYIQGKALYEKVGSEPWKKDLYSSYLFERYQNISKTEKRMEFYKKVTKDFKLVKENDTYVLTYSGSGDQFSDFATSLVEVSARQLNPYSVKDVEFKSVNIKYVISKDFTPISNEVTMEVVSKIIPKAKTLKITQKITYSNVNKVNSIDLPEEVKNAKGKFEIQL, from the coding sequence ATGAAATCAATAAAAAAATATATTTTAATTATTGCTGCGGCATTACTTACTGTGACTCTTTCTGCTTGTAAAAACGTAACAGCTGAAGAAGCTATTAACAAGTCAGCAGAGATAAGCAAAAACATTAAAAATACAGAATTTAAATCCTTTACTACTTCTGAATATATTACCGGTAAAGATCCGCATAAAAAAGAAGCTACTATTACGGGAACTATTATTAATGAGCCATTTTCTATACACGCTTCTGTCGAAGCTAAGGCTGACAAACCAACTTCATTTGAATTATATATCCAAGGTAAAGCCCTTTATGAAAAAGTAGGAAGTGAACCTTGGAAAAAAGACTTATATTCTAGCTATCTATTTGAGAGGTATCAAAATATTTCTAAAACCGAAAAAAGAATGGAATTTTATAAAAAAGTCACTAAAGATTTCAAACTAGTTAAAGAGAATGATACTTATGTTCTTACATATAGTGGTAGCGGCGATCAATTTTCTGATTTTGCAACTTCTCTTGTTGAGGTTTCCGCTAGACAGTTAAACCCTTATTCAGTTAAAGATGTAGAGTTTAAAAGCGTTAATATTAAGTATGTTATCTCTAAAGATTTCACCCCTATTAGCAACGAAGTGACAATGGAGGTTGTTAGTAAAATAATACCAAAAGCTAAAACTTTGAAAATAACACAAAAAATTACTTATTCTAATGTGAATAAAGTAAATAGCATTGATCTCCCTGAAGAAGTTAAAAATGCTAAGGGTAAATTTGAAATACAACTCTAA